Proteins found in one Cervus canadensis isolate Bull #8, Minnesota chromosome 24, ASM1932006v1, whole genome shotgun sequence genomic segment:
- the CROCC gene encoding rootletin isoform X7, with the protein MSLGLEQSLEVVIQTLERSLLGSGLEAGLNGRGPAQDSRPAGLPARIREILTRSLSQAESAGPAPEMASMLSLQEENQLLQQELSRVEDLLAQSRAERDELAIKYSAVSERDAGHSQDLESALVRLEEEQQRSASLAQVNALLREQLDQASSANQALREDIRKVTSDWARGRQELEQREAAWRREGESFNAYFSHEHSRLLLVWRQVVGARRLVSEVKTATERDLLQLGGELARTSRAIQEAGLGLSAGLRLAESQAEAALEKQALLEEQLRSKQLQEQELARQQLQSNLDKASLSARVTELALTVERLQDQNLEKDQLNKALSEKLEALESLRLQEQAALETEEGEGLQQTLRDMAQAVLSDTDSGVQLSGSERTADASDGSLRGLSGARTPSPPRRPSPGRGRSPRRGPSPACSDSSTLALIHSALHKRQLQVQDMRGRYEASQDLLGTLRKQLSDSEGERRALEEQLQRLREETDGAARAREDAQREAQRLRSAVDLLNREKDSLAHSLQAAKQQAEELRQEWEKLQAAQEELRRQRDQLEEEREDTVQDHTRTRRELERSHRQLEQLDGIRSGLAKELVEVREALSSATLQRDMLQAEKAEVAEALAKAEAGRVALELSMTKLRAEEASLRDALSKLSALNEGLAQDKLALNRLVAQLEEEKAVLLGRQRQVEQAAAASWEEQERMQQERLEQEVERQGLEGSLQAVERAREALERQLPELHRERCRLQEQLTQLSRQLSEREQQLEQARQETQRQTEVLEQATREKEALAKERASLAVQLAAAEREGRALLEEAARLRLEKEALESSLFEVQRQLAQLESRREQLEADGRALLLAKEALTGELAGLRQQMAATEEKAALDKELTAQKLLQAEREAQASLREQRAAHEEDLQRLQREKEAAWQELGAERARLQGQLQREREELLARLEAEKEELSEEMAALQQERDEGLLLAETEKQQALSLKESEKTALSEKLMGTQHSLAAVSLEMERQKRDAQSRQEQDRSTVNALTSELRDLRAQLEEASAAHAQEVKRLREQAGDLGRQRESSLREAEELRTQLRLLEEARGGLRRELLEAQRKVREGQDGREAQRQEASELRRSLSEGAREREALRRSNEELRMALKAAESERVSLKLAKEDKEQKLVLLEEARVAVGKEAGELRAGLQEVERSRLEARRELQELRRQMKMLDNENTRLGRELLELQGRLALGERAEKEGRREALGLRQKLLRGEASLEALRQELQGAQRKLQEQEGEFRARERDLLGSLEEARGARKQQLDHSHSLGLKLEAARAEAADLGLRLSAAEGRAQGLEAERARVEAQRRAAEAQLAGLRSALRRGLGLGGPVAGSPARGAPAGGSVEGLSSPDPVEHGPASQPPSPGPAVSPGPADLDPEAVRGALQEFVQELRDAQRERDELRVQTSALRQQLAETEASRDGAASRARQLEKAVVESEEARRSVDGRLSGAQAELVQQEENSRRAERERRAVLDRVAALERSLQATESELQTSQEKLSKMKANEAKLESDKRRLKEVLDASESRSVKLELQRRALEGELQRSRLGLSEREVQTQALQQRADSLQRQVADGEMKAGTLQVTVERLSGALAKVEESEGLLRDKVQGLTEALTRSSASLTSTQDKNVQLQKALTACEHDRQVLQERLEAARQASSEARKQSSSLGEQLQTLRGELADLELQRAEAEGRRQQLQEALRQRQEAEAAALHTAQKAQDERRQLQERLGSLQRTLARLEAEKRDAECSALRLEKERAALKSTLGKVEREKLRSHEDTVRLNVKGRLDRTLTGAELELAEAQRQIQLLEAQVAALEQNHSPAGLEAAELQQEVERLRGAQVRTERALEARERAHRQRVRGLEEQVSTLKGQLQQELRRRSASFSPPSGPPEN; encoded by the exons CTCGTCCGCCTGGAGGAGGAGCAACAGAG GAGCGCCAGCCTGGCCCAGGTGAATGCGCTGCTCCGGGAGCAGCTGGACCAGGCGAGCTCGGCCAACCAGGCCCTGCGGGAAGATATCCGCAAGGTGACCAGCGACTGGGCACGCGGCCGGCAGGAGCTGGAGCAGCGGGAGGCTGCCTGGAGGCGTGAGGGCGAG TCTTTCAACGCCTACTTCAGCCATGAGCACAGCCGCCTGCTCCTCGTCTGGAGGCAGGTCGTGGGGGCCCGCCGGCTGGTCAGCGAGGTGAAGACGGCCACGGAGAG GGACCTGCTGCAGCTGGGAGGGGAGCTGGCCCGCACCTCACGAGCCATCCAGGAGGCGGGCCTGGGGCTGAGCGCGGGGCTGCGGCTGGCCGAGAGCCAGGCTGAGGCGGCCCTGGAGAAGCAGGCCCTGCTGGAGGAGCAGCTGCGGAGCAAGCAGCTGCAGGAGCAGGAGCTGGCCCGGCAGCAGCTGCAGAGCAACCTCGACAAGGCCAGCCTCAGTGCCAG AGTGACTGAGTTGGCTCTCACAGTAGAGCGCCTTCAGGACCAGAATCTGGAGAAGGACCAGCTCAACAAAGCCCTCAGTGAGAAGCTTGAGGCCCTG GAATCCCTGCGGCTCCAGGAGCAGGCAGCCCTGgagacagaggaaggagaggggctgCAGCAGACCCTGAGGGACATGGCACAG GCCGTCCTGTCGGACACGGACAGCGGCGTCCAGTTAAGTGGCTCTGAGCGCACAGCGGATGCCTCGGACGGCAGCCTGCGGGGGCTCTCGGGGGCCCGGACTCCGTCCCCGCCGAGGCGGCCCTCGCCTGGTCGCGGCCGCTCCCCGCGCCGAGGCCCGTCCCCCGCCTGCTCGGACTCCTCCACGCTGGCCCTCATCCACTCGGCCCTGCACAAGCGCCAGCTGCAGGTCCAG GACATGCGGGGGCGCTATGAGGCCAGCCAGGACTTGCTGGGCACCCTGCGGAAGCAGCTTAGTGACAGTGAGGGTGAGCGCCGTGCCCTGGAGGAGCAGCTGCAGCGTCTGCGGGAGGAGACCGACGGGGCCGCCCGGGCCCGGGAGGACGCGCAGCGGGAAGCCCAGCGCCTGCGCAGCGCTGTCGACCTCCTGAACAG GGAGAAGGACAGCCTGGCCCACAGCCTGCAGGCGGCCAAGCAGCAGGCCGAGGAGCTACGGCAGGAGTGGGAGAAGCTGCAGGCGGCCCAGGAGGAGCTGCGGCGCCAGCGGGACCAGCTGGAGGAAGAGCGGGAGGACACAGTGCAGGACCACACGAGGACACGCCGGGAGCTGGAGCGCAG ccacagacagcTAGAGCAGCTGGACGGGATTCGTTCAGGGCTGGCGAAGGAGCTGGTGGAGGTGCGGGAGGCGCTGAGCAGTGCCACGCTGCAGCGGGACATGCTGCAGGCTGAGAAGGCCGAGGTGGCCGAGGCGCTGGCCAAG GCAGAGGCCGGCCGCGTGGCACTCGAGCTGTCCATGACCAAGCTGAGGGCGGAGGAGGCCTCTCTGCGGGACGCCTTGTCCAAGCTGAGCGCCCTGAACGAGGGTCTGGCGCAGGACAAGCTGGCTCTGAACCGCCTCGTCGCCCAG ctggaggaggagaaggcagtcTTGCTGGGCCGGCAGCGGCAGGTGGAACAGGCGGCTGCTGCGTCTTGGGAGGAGCAGGAGCGGATGCAGCAGGAGCGGCTGGAGCAGGAGGTGGAGCGGCAGGGCCTGGAGGGCTCCCTGCAGGCAGTGGAGCGGGCACGGGAGGCGCTGGAGCGCCAGCTCCCCGAGCTGCACCGTGAGCGCTGCCGGCTGCAGGAGCAGCTCACCCAG CTCTCCCGGCAGCTGAGCGAGCGGGAGCAGCAGCTGGAGCAGGCGCGACAGGAGACACAGCGGCAGACGGAGGTGCTGGAGCAGGCGACCCGGGAGAAGGAGGCGCTGGCCAAGGAGCGGGCCAGCCTGGCGGTGCAGCTGGCGGCTGCTGAACGTGAAGGCCGGGCCCTGTTGGAGGAGGCCGCACGCCTGCG CTTGGAGAAGGaagccctggagagcagcctgttTGAGGTGCAGAGGCAGCTGGCGCAGCTCGAGTCCCGGCGGGAGCAGCTGGAGGCAGATGGGCGGGCCCTGCTGCTGGCCAAGGAGGCCCTGACCG GGGAGCTGGCGGGCCTGCGGCAGCAGATGGCAGCCACAGAGGAGAAGGCTGCTCTGGACAAGGAGCTGACGGCCCAGAAGCTGCTGCAGGCTGAGCGGGAGGCCCAGGCCTCTCTGCGGGAGCAGCGGGCAGCCCACGAGGAGGACCTACAGCGACTCCAGCGAGAGAAG GAGGCGGCGTGGCAGGAGCTGGGCGCAGAGCGGGCTCGCCTGCAGGGTCAGCTGCAGCGGGAGCGGGAGGAGCTGCTGGCCCGGCTGGAGGCCGAGAAGGAAGAGCTGAGTGAGGAGATGGCCGCCCTGCAGCAGGAGCGCGACGAGGGCCTGCTCTTGGCCGAGACTGAGAAGCAGCAG GCCCTGTCCCTGAAGGAGTCCGAGAAGACGGCGTTGTCCGAGAAGCTGATGGGGACGCAGCACAGCCTCGCTGCCGTCTCCCTGGAGATGGAGCGACAGAAGCGGGACGCCCAGAGCCGCCAGGAGCAGGACCGG AGCACCGTGAATGCTCTGACGTCCGAGCTGCGGGACCTGCGGGCCCAGCTGGAGGAGGCCTCCGCGGCCCACGCCCAGGAGGTGAAGAGGCTGCGGGAGCAGGCTGGGGACCTGGGCCGCCAGCGGGAGTCCTCCCTGCGCGAG GCAGAAGAGCTCCGGACCCAGCTGCGCCTGCTGGAGGAGGCACGCGGCGGGCTGCGGCGGGAGTTGCTGGAGGCACAGCGAAAGGTGCGGGAGGGCCAGGACGGCCGCGAGGCCCAGCGCCAGGAGGCGAGTGAGCTGCGGCGCAGCCTGAGTGAGGGCGCCAGGGAGCGTGAGGCCCTGCGGCGCTCCAACGAGGAGCTGCGCATGGCCCTGAAGGCAGCGGAGAGCGAGCGGGTCAG CCTGAAGCTTGCCAAAGAGGACAAGGAGCAGAAGCTGGTGCTCTTGGAGGAGGCCCGGGTGGCTGTGGGCAAGGAGGCCGGGGAGCTGCGGGCCGGGCTGCAGGAGGTGGAGCGCTCGCGGCTGGAGGCGCGGCGGGAGCTGCAGGAGCTCCGGCGGCAG ATGAAGATGCTGGACAATGAGAACACCAGACTGGGCCGAGAGCTGCTGGAGCTGCAGGGCCGCCTGGCGCTGGGCGAGCGGGCAGAGAAGGAGGGCAGACGGGAGGCCCTGGGCCTGCGACAGAAGTTGCTGCGGGGTGAGGCCAGCCTGGAGGCCCTGCGGCAGGAG CTCCAGGGGGCCCAGCGGAAGCTGCAGGAGCAAGAAGGCGAGTTCCGGGCCCGGGAGCGAGACCTGCTGGGCTCTCTGGAGGAGGCGCGCGGCGCCCGGAAGCAGCAGCTGGACCATTCCCACAGCCTGGGACTCAAGCTGGAGGCCGCCCGGGCTGAGGCCGCGGACCTGGGTCTGCGACTCAGCGCAGCCGAGGGCCGGGCTCAGGGCCTGGAGGCCGAGCGGGCCCGCGTGGAGGCGCAGCGGCGCGCGGCAGAGGCCCAGCTTGCCGGCCTGCGCTCGGCCCTGCGCCGGGGCCTGGGGCTCGGGGGGCCGGTGGCTGGCTCCCCCGCCCGGGGCGCGCCTGCGGGAG GAAGCGTGGAAGGGCTCAGTAGCCCCGACCCCGTGGAACACGGCCCCGCGTCCCAGCCGCCCTCCCCAGGACCGGCCGTCTCCCCGGGGCCTGCAGACCTGGACCCGGAAGCGGTGCGGGGCGCCCTGCAGGAGTTCGTGCAGGAGCTGCGGGACGCCCAGCGAGAGCGG GATGAGCTTCGCGTCCAGACGAGCGCCCTGAGACAGCAGCTGGCTGAGACGGAGGCCTCACGGGACGGCGCGGCCTCGCGGGCCAGGCAGCTGGAGAAGGCCGTGGTCGAGAGCGAGGAAG CCCGCCGCAGCGTGGATGGGCGGCTGAGCGGGGCGCAGGCCGAGCTGGTGCAGCAGGAAGAGAATTCGCGGCGCGCTGAGCGGGAGCGCCGGGCGGTGCTGGACCGCGTGGCCGCCCtggagaggagcctgcaggccacaGAGAGCGAGCTCCAGACCAGCCAG gagaagCTCAGCAAGATGAAGGCCAACGAGGCGAAGCTGGAGAGCGACAAGCGGCGTCTGAAGGAGGTGCTGGACGCGTCAGAGAGCCGCAGCGTGAAGCTGGAGCTGCAGCGGCGCGCGCTCGAGGGGGAGCTGCAGCGCAGCCGCCTGGGCCTGAGCGAGCGGGAGGTGCAGACGCAGGCCCTGCAGCAGCGGGCGGACTCGCTGCAGAGGCAG GTGGCGGACGGCGAGATGAAGGCGGGCACTCTGCAAGTGACGGTGGAGCGGCTGAGCGGGGCCCTGGCCAAGGTGGAAGAGAGTGAGGGCCTCCTGCGGGACAAGGTGCAGGGCCTGACAGAGGCCCTGACCCGGAGCAGCGCCAGCCTCACCAGCACCCAGGACAAGAACGTGCAGCTGCAGAAGGCCCTGACTGCCTGTGAACATGACCGTCAAGTGCTCCAA GAGCGGCTGGAGGCCGCGCGGCAGGCGTCATCCGAGGCGCGGAAGCAGAGCAGCTCCCTGGGTGAGCAGCTGCAGACCTTGCGGGGCGAGCTGGCAGATCTGGAGCTGCAGCGGGCGGAGGCTGAGGGGCGGCGGCAGCAGCTGCAGGAG GCGCTGCGGCAGCGGCAGGAGGCTGAGGCCGCGGCCCTGCACACGGCCCAGAAGGCGCAGGACGAGCGGCGGCAGCTGCAGGAGCGCCTGGGGAGCCTGCAGCGCACCCTGGCCCGGCTGGAGGCTGAGAAGCGGGATGCGGAGTGCTCAGCCCTGCGGCTGGAGAAGGAGCGGGCAGCCCTCAAGAGCACACTGGGCAAG gtGGAAAGGGAGAAGCTCCGCAGTCACGAGGACACGGTGCGTCTGAACGTGAAGGGCCGCCTGGACCGCACGCTCACGGGGGCAGAGCTGGAGCTGGCTGAGGCCCAGAGGCAGATCCAGCTGCTGGAG GCCCAGGTGGCAGCGCTGGAGCAGAACCACAGCCCGGCCGGCCTGGAGGCCGCGGAGCTGCAGCAGGAGGTGGAGCGCCTGCGCGGCGCCCAGGTGCGGACGGAGCGCGCGTTGGAGGCGCGGGAGCGCGCCCACCGGCAGAGGGTGCGGGGGCTGGAGGAGCAG
- the CROCC gene encoding rootletin isoform X4 — protein MSLGLEQSLEVVIQTLERSLLGSGLEAGLNGRGPAQDSRPAGLPARIREILTRSLSQAESAGPAPEMASMLSLQEENQLLQQELSRVEDLLAQSRAERDELAIKYSAVSERILQCKKKTSETEQQLLERCAELEQLRLRDAGHSQDLESALVRLEEEQQRSASLAQVNALLREQLDQASSANQALREDIRKVTSDWARGRQELEQREAAWRREGESFNAYFSHEHSRLLLVWRQVVGARRLVSEVKTATERDLLQLGGELARTSRAIQEAGLGLSAGLRLAESQAEAALEKQALLEEQLRSKQLQEQELARQQLQSNLDKASLSARVTELALTVERLQDQNLEKDQLNKALSEKLEALESLRLQEQAALETEEGEGLQQTLRDMAQAVLSDTDSGVQLSGSERTADASDGSLRGLSGARTPSPPRRPSPGRGRSPRRGPSPACSDSSTLALIHSALHKRQLQVQDMRGRYEASQDLLGTLRKQLSDSEGERRALEEQLQRLREETDGAARAREDAQREAQRLRSAVDLLNREKDSLAHSLQAAKQQAEELRQEWEKLQAAQEELRRQRDQLEEEREDTVQDHTRTRRELERSHRQLEQLDGIRSGLAKELVEVREALSSATLQRDMLQAEKAEVAEALAKAEAGRVALELSMTKLRAEEASLRDALSKLSALNEGLAQDKLALNRLVAQLEEEKAVLLGRQRQVEQAAAASWEEQERMQQERLEQEVERQGLEGSLQAVERAREALERQLPELHRERCRLQEQLTQLSRQLSEREQQLEQARQETQRQTEVLEQATREKEALAKERASLAVQLAAAEREGRALLEEAARLRLEKEALESSLFEVQRQLAQLESRREQLEADGRALLLAKEALTGELAGLRQQMAATEEKAALDKELTAQKLLQAEREAQASLREQRAAHEEDLQRLQREKEAAWQELGAERARLQGQLQREREELLARLEAEKEELSEEMAALQQERDEGLLLAETEKQQALSLKESEKTALSEKLMGTQHSLAAVSLEMERQKRDAQSRQEQDRSTVNALTSELRDLRAQLEEASAAHAQEVKRLREQAGDLGRQRESSLREAEELRTQLRLLEEARGGLRRELLEAQRKVREGQDGREAQRQEASELRRSLSEGAREREALRRSNEELRMALKAAESERVSLKLAKEDKEQKLVLLEEARVAVGKEAGELRAGLQEVERSRLEARRELQELRRQMKMLDNENTRLGRELLELQGRLALGERAEKEGRREALGLRQKLLRGEASLEALRQELQGAQRKLQEQEGEFRARERDLLGSLEEARGARKQQLDHSHSLGLKLEAARAEAADLGLRLSAAEGRAQGLEAERARVEAQRRAAEAQLAGLRSALRRGLGLGGPVAGSPARGAPAGGSVEGLSSPDPVEHGPASQPPSPGPAVSPGPADLDPEAVRGALQEFVQELRDAQRERDELRVQTSALRQQLAETEASRDGAASRARQLEKAVVESEEGGSTPVSSPRSHAFHMEAGDSLLRGGGRCLTSRPTPPRARMAQVSAEPDGPGGATARRSVDGRLSGAQAELVQQEENSRRAERERRAVLDRVAALERSLQATESELQTSQEKLSKMKANEAKLESDKRRLKEVLDASESRSVKLELQRRALEGELQRSRLGLSEREVQTQALQQRADSLQRQVADGEMKAGTLQVTVERLSGALAKVEESEGLLRDKVQGLTEALTRSSASLTSTQDKNVQLQKALTACEHDRQVLQERLEAARQASSEARKQSSSLGEQLQTLRGELADLELQRAEAEGRRQQLQEALRQRQEAEAAALHTAQKAQDERRQLQERLGSLQRTLARLEAEKRDAECSALRLEKERAALKSTLGKVEREKLRSHEDTVRLNVKGRLDRTLTGAELELAEAQRQIQLLEAQVAALEQNHSPAGLEAAELQQEVERLRGAQVRTERALEARERAHRQRVRGLEEQVSTLKGQLQQELRRRSASFSPPSGPPEN, from the exons CTCGTCCGCCTGGAGGAGGAGCAACAGAG GAGCGCCAGCCTGGCCCAGGTGAATGCGCTGCTCCGGGAGCAGCTGGACCAGGCGAGCTCGGCCAACCAGGCCCTGCGGGAAGATATCCGCAAGGTGACCAGCGACTGGGCACGCGGCCGGCAGGAGCTGGAGCAGCGGGAGGCTGCCTGGAGGCGTGAGGGCGAG TCTTTCAACGCCTACTTCAGCCATGAGCACAGCCGCCTGCTCCTCGTCTGGAGGCAGGTCGTGGGGGCCCGCCGGCTGGTCAGCGAGGTGAAGACGGCCACGGAGAG GGACCTGCTGCAGCTGGGAGGGGAGCTGGCCCGCACCTCACGAGCCATCCAGGAGGCGGGCCTGGGGCTGAGCGCGGGGCTGCGGCTGGCCGAGAGCCAGGCTGAGGCGGCCCTGGAGAAGCAGGCCCTGCTGGAGGAGCAGCTGCGGAGCAAGCAGCTGCAGGAGCAGGAGCTGGCCCGGCAGCAGCTGCAGAGCAACCTCGACAAGGCCAGCCTCAGTGCCAG AGTGACTGAGTTGGCTCTCACAGTAGAGCGCCTTCAGGACCAGAATCTGGAGAAGGACCAGCTCAACAAAGCCCTCAGTGAGAAGCTTGAGGCCCTG GAATCCCTGCGGCTCCAGGAGCAGGCAGCCCTGgagacagaggaaggagaggggctgCAGCAGACCCTGAGGGACATGGCACAG GCCGTCCTGTCGGACACGGACAGCGGCGTCCAGTTAAGTGGCTCTGAGCGCACAGCGGATGCCTCGGACGGCAGCCTGCGGGGGCTCTCGGGGGCCCGGACTCCGTCCCCGCCGAGGCGGCCCTCGCCTGGTCGCGGCCGCTCCCCGCGCCGAGGCCCGTCCCCCGCCTGCTCGGACTCCTCCACGCTGGCCCTCATCCACTCGGCCCTGCACAAGCGCCAGCTGCAGGTCCAG GACATGCGGGGGCGCTATGAGGCCAGCCAGGACTTGCTGGGCACCCTGCGGAAGCAGCTTAGTGACAGTGAGGGTGAGCGCCGTGCCCTGGAGGAGCAGCTGCAGCGTCTGCGGGAGGAGACCGACGGGGCCGCCCGGGCCCGGGAGGACGCGCAGCGGGAAGCCCAGCGCCTGCGCAGCGCTGTCGACCTCCTGAACAG GGAGAAGGACAGCCTGGCCCACAGCCTGCAGGCGGCCAAGCAGCAGGCCGAGGAGCTACGGCAGGAGTGGGAGAAGCTGCAGGCGGCCCAGGAGGAGCTGCGGCGCCAGCGGGACCAGCTGGAGGAAGAGCGGGAGGACACAGTGCAGGACCACACGAGGACACGCCGGGAGCTGGAGCGCAG ccacagacagcTAGAGCAGCTGGACGGGATTCGTTCAGGGCTGGCGAAGGAGCTGGTGGAGGTGCGGGAGGCGCTGAGCAGTGCCACGCTGCAGCGGGACATGCTGCAGGCTGAGAAGGCCGAGGTGGCCGAGGCGCTGGCCAAG GCAGAGGCCGGCCGCGTGGCACTCGAGCTGTCCATGACCAAGCTGAGGGCGGAGGAGGCCTCTCTGCGGGACGCCTTGTCCAAGCTGAGCGCCCTGAACGAGGGTCTGGCGCAGGACAAGCTGGCTCTGAACCGCCTCGTCGCCCAG ctggaggaggagaaggcagtcTTGCTGGGCCGGCAGCGGCAGGTGGAACAGGCGGCTGCTGCGTCTTGGGAGGAGCAGGAGCGGATGCAGCAGGAGCGGCTGGAGCAGGAGGTGGAGCGGCAGGGCCTGGAGGGCTCCCTGCAGGCAGTGGAGCGGGCACGGGAGGCGCTGGAGCGCCAGCTCCCCGAGCTGCACCGTGAGCGCTGCCGGCTGCAGGAGCAGCTCACCCAG CTCTCCCGGCAGCTGAGCGAGCGGGAGCAGCAGCTGGAGCAGGCGCGACAGGAGACACAGCGGCAGACGGAGGTGCTGGAGCAGGCGACCCGGGAGAAGGAGGCGCTGGCCAAGGAGCGGGCCAGCCTGGCGGTGCAGCTGGCGGCTGCTGAACGTGAAGGCCGGGCCCTGTTGGAGGAGGCCGCACGCCTGCG CTTGGAGAAGGaagccctggagagcagcctgttTGAGGTGCAGAGGCAGCTGGCGCAGCTCGAGTCCCGGCGGGAGCAGCTGGAGGCAGATGGGCGGGCCCTGCTGCTGGCCAAGGAGGCCCTGACCG GGGAGCTGGCGGGCCTGCGGCAGCAGATGGCAGCCACAGAGGAGAAGGCTGCTCTGGACAAGGAGCTGACGGCCCAGAAGCTGCTGCAGGCTGAGCGGGAGGCCCAGGCCTCTCTGCGGGAGCAGCGGGCAGCCCACGAGGAGGACCTACAGCGACTCCAGCGAGAGAAG GAGGCGGCGTGGCAGGAGCTGGGCGCAGAGCGGGCTCGCCTGCAGGGTCAGCTGCAGCGGGAGCGGGAGGAGCTGCTGGCCCGGCTGGAGGCCGAGAAGGAAGAGCTGAGTGAGGAGATGGCCGCCCTGCAGCAGGAGCGCGACGAGGGCCTGCTCTTGGCCGAGACTGAGAAGCAGCAG GCCCTGTCCCTGAAGGAGTCCGAGAAGACGGCGTTGTCCGAGAAGCTGATGGGGACGCAGCACAGCCTCGCTGCCGTCTCCCTGGAGATGGAGCGACAGAAGCGGGACGCCCAGAGCCGCCAGGAGCAGGACCGG AGCACCGTGAATGCTCTGACGTCCGAGCTGCGGGACCTGCGGGCCCAGCTGGAGGAGGCCTCCGCGGCCCACGCCCAGGAGGTGAAGAGGCTGCGGGAGCAGGCTGGGGACCTGGGCCGCCAGCGGGAGTCCTCCCTGCGCGAG GCAGAAGAGCTCCGGACCCAGCTGCGCCTGCTGGAGGAGGCACGCGGCGGGCTGCGGCGGGAGTTGCTGGAGGCACAGCGAAAGGTGCGGGAGGGCCAGGACGGCCGCGAGGCCCAGCGCCAGGAGGCGAGTGAGCTGCGGCGCAGCCTGAGTGAGGGCGCCAGGGAGCGTGAGGCCCTGCGGCGCTCCAACGAGGAGCTGCGCATGGCCCTGAAGGCAGCGGAGAGCGAGCGGGTCAG CCTGAAGCTTGCCAAAGAGGACAAGGAGCAGAAGCTGGTGCTCTTGGAGGAGGCCCGGGTGGCTGTGGGCAAGGAGGCCGGGGAGCTGCGGGCCGGGCTGCAGGAGGTGGAGCGCTCGCGGCTGGAGGCGCGGCGGGAGCTGCAGGAGCTCCGGCGGCAG ATGAAGATGCTGGACAATGAGAACACCAGACTGGGCCGAGAGCTGCTGGAGCTGCAGGGCCGCCTGGCGCTGGGCGAGCGGGCAGAGAAGGAGGGCAGACGGGAGGCCCTGGGCCTGCGACAGAAGTTGCTGCGGGGTGAGGCCAGCCTGGAGGCCCTGCGGCAGGAG CTCCAGGGGGCCCAGCGGAAGCTGCAGGAGCAAGAAGGCGAGTTCCGGGCCCGGGAGCGAGACCTGCTGGGCTCTCTGGAGGAGGCGCGCGGCGCCCGGAAGCAGCAGCTGGACCATTCCCACAGCCTGGGACTCAAGCTGGAGGCCGCCCGGGCTGAGGCCGCGGACCTGGGTCTGCGACTCAGCGCAGCCGAGGGCCGGGCTCAGGGCCTGGAGGCCGAGCGGGCCCGCGTGGAGGCGCAGCGGCGCGCGGCAGAGGCCCAGCTTGCCGGCCTGCGCTCGGCCCTGCGCCGGGGCCTGGGGCTCGGGGGGCCGGTGGCTGGCTCCCCCGCCCGGGGCGCGCCTGCGGGAG GAAGCGTGGAAGGGCTCAGTAGCCCCGACCCCGTGGAACACGGCCCCGCGTCCCAGCCGCCCTCCCCAGGACCGGCCGTCTCCCCGGGGCCTGCAGACCTGGACCCGGAAGCGGTGCGGGGCGCCCTGCAGGAGTTCGTGCAGGAGCTGCGGGACGCCCAGCGAGAGCGG GATGAGCTTCGCGTCCAGACGAGCGCCCTGAGACAGCAGCTGGCTGAGACGGAGGCCTCACGGGACGGCGCGGCCTCGCGGGCCAGGCAGCTGGAGAAGGCCGTGGTCGAGAGCGAGGAAGGTGGGTCTACCCCGGTGTCCTCGCCTCGGTCTCACGCTTTTCACATGGAGGCAGGAGATAGTCTCCTCCGGGGGGGAGGGAGGTGCCTCACGTCCAGACCCACACCTCCCAGGGCTCGGATGGCTCAGGTCTCGGCCGAGCCTGACGGGCCGGGTGGGGCCACAGCCCGCCGCAGCGTGGATGGGCGGCTGAGCGGGGCGCAGGCCGAGCTGGTGCAGCAGGAAGAGAATTCGCGGCGCGCTGAGCGGGAGCGCCGGGCGGTGCTGGACCGCGTGGCCGCCCtggagaggagcctgcaggccacaGAGAGCGAGCTCCAGACCAGCCAG gagaagCTCAGCAAGATGAAGGCCAACGAGGCGAAGCTGGAGAGCGACAAGCGGCGTCTGAAGGAGGTGCTGGACGCGTCAGAGAGCCGCAGCGTGAAGCTGGAGCTGCAGCGGCGCGCGCTCGAGGGGGAGCTGCAGCGCAGCCGCCTGGGCCTGAGCGAGCGGGAGGTGCAGACGCAGGCCCTGCAGCAGCGGGCGGACTCGCTGCAGAGGCAG GTGGCGGACGGCGAGATGAAGGCGGGCACTCTGCAAGTGACGGTGGAGCGGCTGAGCGGGGCCCTGGCCAAGGTGGAAGAGAGTGAGGGCCTCCTGCGGGACAAGGTGCAGGGCCTGACAGAGGCCCTGACCCGGAGCAGCGCCAGCCTCACCAGCACCCAGGACAAGAACGTGCAGCTGCAGAAGGCCCTGACTGCCTGTGAACATGACCGTCAAGTGCTCCAA GAGCGGCTGGAGGCCGCGCGGCAGGCGTCATCCGAGGCGCGGAAGCAGAGCAGCTCCCTGGGTGAGCAGCTGCAGACCTTGCGGGGCGAGCTGGCAGATCTGGAGCTGCAGCGGGCGGAGGCTGAGGGGCGGCGGCAGCAGCTGCAGGAG GCGCTGCGGCAGCGGCAGGAGGCTGAGGCCGCGGCCCTGCACACGGCCCAGAAGGCGCAGGACGAGCGGCGGCAGCTGCAGGAGCGCCTGGGGAGCCTGCAGCGCACCCTGGCCCGGCTGGAGGCTGAGAAGCGGGATGCGGAGTGCTCAGCCCTGCGGCTGGAGAAGGAGCGGGCAGCCCTCAAGAGCACACTGGGCAAG gtGGAAAGGGAGAAGCTCCGCAGTCACGAGGACACGGTGCGTCTGAACGTGAAGGGCCGCCTGGACCGCACGCTCACGGGGGCAGAGCTGGAGCTGGCTGAGGCCCAGAGGCAGATCCAGCTGCTGGAG GCCCAGGTGGCAGCGCTGGAGCAGAACCACAGCCCGGCCGGCCTGGAGGCCGCGGAGCTGCAGCAGGAGGTGGAGCGCCTGCGCGGCGCCCAGGTGCGGACGGAGCGCGCGTTGGAGGCGCGGGAGCGCGCCCACCGGCAGAGGGTGCGGGGGCTGGAGGAGCAG